The following are encoded in a window of Rosa chinensis cultivar Old Blush chromosome 4, RchiOBHm-V2, whole genome shotgun sequence genomic DNA:
- the LOC112196699 gene encoding rRNA-processing protein fcf2, with protein sequence MADIKAVVGLSWEPKIPNFSSATKPRLGVDAKPQETNHLWKPPTQLVDGLFVPPNNPKTLNKLQRKQLKDTTGSNWFDMPAPTMTPELQKDLQLLKLRSVMDPKRHYKKGDSQTSKYFQVGTVVESSSEFFSGRLTKKERKATVAEELLSDPALATYRKRKVREIEEKNRPADNEKWKNKGKTSYKRAKQRRH encoded by the exons ATGGCGGATATCAAAGCAGTAGTTGGTCTCTCATGGGAGCCAAAGATTCCGAATTTTTCATCGGCAACCAAACCTAGACTTGGAGTTGATGCAAAACCTCAAGAAACCAATCATCTTTGGAAACCCCCCACCCAGCTTGTGGATGGCCTCTTTGTGCCACCCAATAACCCCAAAACGCTGAACAAGTTGCAGAGGAAGCAACTCAAAGACACGACTGGCTCGAATTG GTTTGACATGCCTGCACCAACCATGACCCCAGAGTTGCAGAAAGATCTCCAATTACTCAAG TTAAGGAGTGTCATGGATCCAAAGAGACACTACAAGAAGGGGGATTCGCAAACTTCCAAGTATTTCCAG GTGGGAACAGTGGTAGAGTCCTCATCAGAATTCTTCTCAGGTAGACTAACAAAGAAGGAAAGGAAAGCAACCGTTGCAGAGGAGCTGCTTTCTGATCCTGCCCTTGCGACCTACAG GAAGCGGAAGGTTCGTGAGATCGAAGAGAAGAATCGACCGGCTGATAATGAAAAATGGAAGAATAAAGGGAAGACGTCCTATAAGCGTGCAAAGCAAAGAAGGCACTAA
- the LOC112196697 gene encoding uncharacterized protein LOC112196697, which translates to MRSSGLVDPGWDHGVAQDERKKKVKCNYCGKIVSGGIYRLKQHLARLSGEVTYCDKAPEDVYMSMKANMEGCRSNKRPRQSEDVGQAYLNIHPKNDEEEVHVGYRSKGKQLVRDRNVVVSLAPLRSLGYVDPGWDHGLAQDEKKKKVKCNYCEKIVSGGINRFKQHLARIPGEVAPCKHAPEEVYLRMKENMKWHRTGRRQRQPDGTDFSPIDMQSDNEDQEDDQVDSALHHISTERLMDGDRRLGQNFRKTFNGPPCTGSEPLYKRSRLDSLFLTAPKNLSPQYRQAKVRTIANRISRKEVTSGICKFFYHAGVPLQAANSIYFHKMLELVGQYGPGVVAPTSQLISGRCLQEEIATIKNYLAEYKASWAITGCSIMADSWLDAEGRTLINFLASGPNGVYFVSSVDATEIVKDASELFELLDKVVEEMGEENVVQVITPITPSYKAAGKMLEEKRKNLFWTPCATNCIDQILKHLSDIPSVAECIKKSQKITKLIYSQIWLLNFMKNGFTQGKELLRPSITQFASSFATLQSLVDHRIGLRKMFRSNKWISSQCSRAREGKEVANIVSDAGFWKNLQVVRNSVDPMMQVLQKVESGDCLSVSSIYNDMFTASLAIKSIYGEHEPNCEPIWDAIQNHWDSLNHPVFVAAYFLNPSYRYRPDFMAHNIRGLTECITRLEPDNARRISACAQIADYSSAKADFGTELAISTRTELDPAAWWQQHGICCLELQRIAVRILSQTCSSIGCEHNWSIFDQMYNLRSSHLSQNRSNDLMYVHYNLRLRELQVRRGNSSISLDNPLLEHLLNDWIVDTGRTNFPKNEEVLYSELEQVDAYENDMIDYEGGTPIAESRNGSVELLNFADPDVDPVDACIATDDDCDNDDDNGDLNYYDNDTSY; encoded by the exons ATGCGCTCCTCTGGACTTGTTGACCCAGGATGGGACCATGGCGTTGCTCAGGATGAGAGGAAGAAAAAGGTTAAATGCAATTACTGTGGAAAAATAGTTAGTGGTGGAATATACAGATTGAAGCAGCATTTAGCCCGACTTTCTGGAGAAGTGACATATTGTGATAAGGCTCCAGAGGATGTATACATGAGTATGAAAGCAAATATGGAAGGATGTCGTTCTAATAAAAGACCTAGGCAATCTGAAGATGTTGGGCAAGCATATTTGAATATCCATCCTAAGAATGATGAAGAGGAGGTCCATGTTGGTTATAGAAGCAAGGGAAAACAGTTGGTGCGTGACAGAAATGTAGTTGTGTCGTTGGCTCCTCTAAGGTCATTAGGATATGTTGACCCTGGGTGGGACCATGGTCTGGCTcaggatgagaaaaagaaaaaggtgaaaTGCAATTATTGCGAAAAAATAGTTAGTGGTGGTATTAACCGGTTTAAACAACATTTAGCTAGAATTCCTGGAGAAGTAGCACCTTGTAAACATGCACCCGAGGAAGTTTATCTTAGAATGAAGGAGAATATGAAATGGCATCGTACTGGGAGGAGACAGAGACAGCCTGATGGAACGGATTTCTCACCTATTGATATGCAGTCAGATAATGAAGACCAAGAGGATGACCAAGTGGACTCTGCTCTGCATCACATAAGCACAGAAAGATTAATGGATGGTGATAGACGATTGGGCCAAAATTTTAGAAAGACTTTCAACGGACCTCCCTGTACTGGTTCTGAGCCATTATACAAACGATCAAGGCTAGATTCCCTTTTCTTGACTGCACCTAAGAATTTGTCACCTCAATATAGACAAGCAAAGGTCAGAACAATTGCAAACAGAATATCCCGCAAGGAAGTTACTTCTGGAATTTGCAAATTCTTTTACCATGCAGGAGTTCCTCTACAAGCGGCAAACTCCATATACTTCCATAAGATGCTTGAATTGGTTGGCCAATATGGGCCAGGTGTGGTAGCACCTACAAGCCAATTAATATCAGGTCGGTGTCTGCAGGAAGAAATTGCAACCATCAAAAACTACCTTGCTGAGTATAAGGCATCCTGGGCAATCACTGGTTgttctataatggcagacagttGGCTAGACGCAGAGGGTAGAACACTGATCAATTTTTTAGCTTCTGGCCCAAATGGTGTATACTTTGTTTCTTCAGTTGATGCCACTGAAATAGTTAAAGATGCTTCAGAATTGTTTGAGCTGCTTGACAAAGTGGTTGAAGAGATGGGAGAGGAAAATGTAGTTCAG GTAATCACTCCAATTACTCCTAGTTATAAAGCTGCTGGGAAGATGCTtgaggagaagagaaagaatTTGTTCTGGACTCCATGTGCCACCAATTGTATTGATCAAATTCTTAAACATTTATCAGACATACCTAGTGTAGCAGAGTGCATTAAGAAGAGCCAAAAGATTACAAAGCTCATCTACAGCCAAATTTGGTTGTTAAATTTTATGAAGAATGGCTTTACTCAGGGGAAGGAACTTTTGAGGCCTTCTATTACCCAGTTTGCCTCTAGCTTTGCTACCTTACAAAGCTTGGTGGACCATAGGATTGGTCTTCGAAAAATGTTTCGATCAAACAAATGGATTTCATCTCAGTGTTCCAGAGCACGTGAGGGGAAAGAGGTGGCAAATATTGTATCAGATGCAGGATTTTGGAAGAATTTACAGGTCGTTAGGAATTCTGTGGACCCAATGATGCAAGTTCTTCAAAAGGTTGAGAGTGGTGACTGCCTGTCAGTGTCGTCTATCTACAATGATATGTTCACTGCAAGTCTTGCAATCAAATCCATTTATGGTGAACATGAGCCTAATTGTGAACCAATTTGGGATGCCATCCAAAATCATTGGGACTCGTTAAACCACCCTGTATTTGTGGCAGCTTACTTCTTAAATCCATCTTACAGATATCGACCTGATTTTATGGCG CATAATATTCGTGGACTTACTGAATGCATTACTCGTCTGGAGCCAGACAATGCAAGAAGGATTTCTGCTTGTGCACAG ATTGCTGATTATAGTTCTGCAAAAGCTGATTTTGGAACTGAGTTGGCAATTAGTACAAGAACAGAACTTGATCCCG CTGCATGGTGGCAACAACATGGGATATGTTGCTTAGAGCTGCAGCGGATAGCTGTGCGTATATTAAGTCAGACATGCTCATCCATTGGATGTGAGCATAACTGGAGTATATTTGATCAAATGTACAATCTAAGAAGTAGTCACTTATCACAAAACAGATCGAATGACCTCATGTACGTTCACTACAATTTGCGTCTTAGAGAACTACAAGTAAGAAGGGGAAACAGTTCAATCTCCCTCGACAATCCTCTGCTAGAGCATTTACTAAATGATTGGATTGTAGACACAGGGAGAACCAACTTTCCAAAAAATGAG GAAGTTCTATATAGTGAATTGGAACAGGTTGATGCATATGAGAACGACATGATTGACTATGAAGGTGGAACCCCAATTGCAGAGTCTAGAAACGGATCAGTTGAGCTGTTAAACTTTGCTGATCCAGATGTCGATCCTGTTGATGCATGTATTGCCACAGATGATGATTGcgataatgatgatgataatgGTGATTTGAACTATTATGATAATGACACGAGTTATTAG